AATGAGCATAAGCTGCACAACAAGGATAAAGTCAAGAATAAATACTCATTtgtattcattaaataatattacattatattgAGTTTGTTAGATAGATTATATAAAGgccaattcaattaattttttgtcacCTATTTTAACATCAAGCACTCGTGGCTAATATGTTGAATGTGTTCAAGCATGCCTTTATGTGAATATGCATTTAATATGCTTAGAACATTATGTCAAAGTTGGTTTAATTTGGTTATCATTATTTGTgctgaaaatatttgttaaagcATGATATGTTCAGTTTGTAATCAGAAATTTCGAGAacgtttgaaaaaataattgggcATGCACGTGATTGGTCACTGGTTAGATTGTTGGATCGGGCAACAATCTGTGCACACGAGCCTGATTTGCGCGCGAGCCACGCGTATACCCacatatacttttatttgtagctttaaaatatgtattttgataCTATATGAAAAACGGCAAAAACCTTGAACCCAATAAGACCACAAATTGTAGTTTTGATTACTGCTGAGTTGGACTTAAGCTAAGTATTCCTAAAATAGAAAACATTGAATTGGACCgaaaaactattaaaattgtccaaatCCGTTTAAATGTGTTATCAAAAGCGTCGCTTTGGCCGAGTGGTTAAGGCGTGTGCCTGCTAGAGTTCGAATCTCTCAGGCGACGTTCTGCTggaattcttttcttctttcccttTTTGGTTTAGAAGTTACAACTGGAACTgatttttactcatttttctGTCAGTCTGCCTTTGCTGAGACTATACACAATTCCATTCCTTGACATTGCCTGATTGCTTTGCTTTTCTCTCCTACACCACATTTCactaactttatttttcttcttttccttaaCTTCTTATTCCAATCGAATTAAACTTATAAACCAATCAAATTGCACTCATTATTGTACTTGTCATgtaaataatgattaaattatacacatcAGGTGGCAACTATATTGCActtgcatatatatagttaaggTGATGTAACCAAACTCTTATCAGCGAAAAATATCCTGTTTGGTGATTGCCCCTCCTGTGTTTCTGTTGTTGAAGAGGGATAAAGGGGAGAAAACCGAAATCACAAGGAATGAAAAGTCATAAACGACTAAGATATATTATCAAGATTCGACTcattactttattaaataatgagagtCGAGTCCATATATTTATAGGCTTACAAAATGCAGAGCCCTATCCAAATCGGAATTCAAAAGGTAAAATCAACTAACTGGAAAGACTTCAAGGAAAAATATGATTCTACCCGAccaataactaaaaataacaTGGTCTCCATCACTTTCGGCTTAGGTCTAACTTAGCAACCCAGTAATCAAGTTGACTGGATACACATTCTGAACCTGTGGATCCATATGAACTGAACTTTTTGATTGCATTTTCGACTCCAAGAAACTCATACACGTCCTCATCGAATACCGTGCTTATACTTCTAAGCTCAGCAAGACTCAGATCTTGAAGCTGGCATTTTCTTGAAACACAGAAAGCAACAGACCTTCCGACTATATCATGAGAAGTTCTGAAAGGTATTCCCTGCACACAATACACCATTAGCCTTTTGTCTGTTCCAAATCTCAAGGGAACActtacattttcattttctgtgctttcttttttgtgcTGCTATATGTTAACACACTTTATGTCAGCAAAATGGGCTCATcgtgaaaaagaaattctcaCATTCCATTACCAAAACTAATGTTACATGTCTGGGAGTAAGACTTTAAGACTAGGATCCGTGACAACAGAAGGTAATCTTAAAGGGGCGTGATAATACCTTTTTGACAAGGTAATCTGCAAGTGTTGTTGCATCCAGGTGACCGGCTGGCAGAGCATTCCGGATCCTCTCCTGATTAAAGGTGATATTGTCTGCAAATTCTGCAGACACTTCAAGCATTCCCATTATCGTTTTGACACTGTCGAATACAGGTTCTTTATCTTCCTGTTCCAAGGAGACAAAAAGTTAAGGTTCTTTGCATTGGCTCTAAGAGCACAACTACATGAACTTCAAACATGGCTAggccatatattataatcaagAGAAGATAAGAGAGTGATCGACAATGATAAGCCACGGGTAAAACAGAGGGATAGGGACCGGTAGTTTGTAAGAGATAGCAAGCATGGGACATCAGCAAATGACGCTGGACCAGGACTACATCAAATTAGGTAACTGCAGTTGTTTTATACCTGTAAATCCCTGTTGTATGCATGTGGAAGACCTTTGCACAATACAAGAAGTGAAACCAGGTCTCCTACAACTCTGGCAGATTTGCCTCGGACAAGTTCCATTGGGTCTGGGTTCTTTTTCTGAGGCATTATACTACTTCCAGTTGAAACAGAGTCACTGGGGGTGAGAAAGCCAAATTCTTCTGATGCCCATAGTACCCATTCTTCACCAAGCCGAGAGAGATGGATGGCTGTGATGGAATTCGCAGAGAGGAACTCCAAAACAAAATCTCGATCTGAAACTGCATCAATGCTGtttcatataataatgttaccaataattgaataaattcaaatcaacGGGGAGCATAATAGATAGAGAGTGAATCGAAATACTAGGATCCGTTGGATACATCTCAATCGCGGAAAATGTCCAACTATGTATACATCAATAAGAGCAAGTTTGCGGAAAGCACCCAAAGATACCCACAATGAAGCATTAACATTATCAGATGCAAATACAAATGAACAGGGCAACTTGTTCCAGAAATTCATCAGACACCTTTCTTTCCAAAGCAACAGGTCATCACATCATTATGCATGCGTGAGGAACTTAGCTCTACGTGGAAAACTTTTATACACTCGGTTTACTGATAAATTAGGTCAAAGAGTCATGCCATTTAGGTAATGCTGACCCCAAAACTATGAGTGGAAAGAGCTATCTtgtaaaagaacaaaaaggcAATCCACTTTGAATGGACTATCTTAAGTTCAAAGGTTAATCCCTCTTTGAAGCACAGGGCTTATCTGGAAGCCAAAAATTTAACATAGACTATAAGTTTATACAAGTAAGGAGGAGTTATGCTACTAATAAGAGTCATAAAAGGTAGGTATTTCAGTTTCCAGGAGAACCGGGTGGATTGTCATTGTGCCTTTGCAAATGGCTGTTTGTGGAAGGGTGTAATGAAAACAATGTCAAGATTTTGATAGGGAAATGTAAGAACACTgacttacaaaataaataaatgaataaagaacagaaagaaaagaaaaacatgcaCTCCATGTAAGACTCTTTGAACTTATAGGCTATCAATATTCTGATCCTACCTGTTTCTCATGGGGGCAGTGAACCCCAGAGCCTCGGAAGTCATAAACCTATCAATGGGCAGGCCAGTGCCAGCTAATGCACAGGCACCCAGGGGACAGAAATTCATCCTCACGCGGCAGTCTAGCAAACGGGATGCATCACGTTCAAGCTACAACACATCATTGAACCAGTAATAAGCATGATGGAAGGTGATCATAAATTTAAAGCATCTCTAACAGATGAAGATGATCCACAGATTACTAATTGAAAATGCAAAGGAGAAACCATGCAAAGATTGAAAGGAAAGGAGCAGAAAAGGAACGAGAAAAAGATAGACAAATTTGGGACAGGTGAGAGAAAAGAACCACCATCACAAGGAGAAAAACCATATCAAATTGTCACAACGATCAACCATACTCATACAAGATGATTCATATGAGTATCTGAGACTAAAGGCTTCCCTTTTTCAGTGGGCGATAGGATTCCACCTAAGAACTATTAAGCAATATATTCAAGAACCACATTCAACACTAGGATACCAAATAAATGTCAAACAATAAATGGATTTCCTCATTAATCCTACGGGACATGCATGCCATTGATGCCGACATCCAGTTTGGGCTTAGGGCTCAGACTTCAGTTGGACCATTATTTCAAAGTAGTTCTTGATGATCACtttagtttttcttatttacttaTCCTGAGAATCCTAATTATACCACAACATAATTTTTCTGTCTTCGTCATGGTTATACTCAAGTGATAACTAAAATAGTTCAACATATTATACACTATATCAGTCTTACCATAACCAACTAACCTGCTCAACATATGCCAAAAGAAGATGTTGCAGAAGAACAGGTTGTGCCCTTTGCAAATGAGTATACCCTGGAACTATCAGACCCTCATTCTTCAGAGCCAGCTTGACCAGCGAAACCTGCAGAATAATGTCAAATGGTCTCAGTTGAGCACTAATGATGCTAGGATATGAGGATACATTAGTGATAACATAACACATTCCAGTCAGTGACAATTTGATTCTACTTAATAGATTAGATAGTTATAGACtggataagaattttattCTACCAAAGACCACTATCATTAGGAATTGGCTGTATGTTAAACGAGAAAACAAGATACTATCAAGTTACCGGAGCAAATTACCTGCAGATGCTTAATACGTAAAGCAATTGCATCAATAGCATCACGGCACCAGAGGCGAAAATCAGTGCAAACTTGATCATTTCTACTGCGAGCAGTGTGAAGCTTTTTTGCAGGCTCACCAACCAAGTCAGTAAGTGCCGCTTCAATGTTCATGTGCACATCCTCTCTGTCGGTCCTCCAGGCAAATTCTCCTCTCTCAATCTGCCTCTCAATCTCATCAAGACCTTTCAAAATAGTGTCCCTGTCGCTGTCGGTAATCAATCCCTATATCGATAATTATACAACAGAACTAAGAAAGCAATTAACAAGCACTCATAAAGTAACAACAGCACAATTAAGTCTACGAAAATATCCAGAGACTATTGGCACCTGACGAGCAAGCATGGCTGCATGTGCACGGCTGCCCATGATGTCATGCTTGTAAAGGGCTTTGTCAAATGAGATTGACTCTGTGAATTTCTCGACGGCATCAGTGACACTCTCCTCAAAGCGTCCCCCCCAAAGCTTCACCTCTTTGGAGCTCATCTGCAGGGCGGCGACCGAGAATGAGCGACGGTGAACTACTACTGGCAGGTTAGGACTTCTAATAATGGGAGTGAAGAAGGGTTTGGGAAGTGATGAGAAAAATGGCATGGTTTCTGCCGAGTAGGCTAAAAATGAGTCCATTATCATCTGCTAGGGCAAATGGGCAGATCTTGTCGGCTAAAATAGGTCGACTTTACAAAGAGGATCCAGGTAAAGGGATCCGAAAACTAGTCCCCCGCCGGGtcctatgaaaaaaacaaCATTCGTTTtgcattaagaaaaaaagagagaaaaagaaaaaccaaataGTAAAAGTAACAATAAAGCTCACGAAATTAAGAATGTAGTAACCTAACCATGAAATTTCTAATTCGTCTTTTTGCTTCCTATTTAAGGTTTACCAGAAGGAGAACCACATGTTCTCTTGCCCACCATATAAAAGTCGACAGCACATAAGTTAAACCTAACTGAACTAGTAAGATAACCCTAATTGAAGACTTTCTTGATCTGGGTTTGCCACTAGTACCTGGTTTAGAACGGCGGAACAACTTCCTGGACAAGTATGAGAGGAGTCTTTGTAGCCTACAGAAAAGTATTTAACCTAATTAAGCTTTTCCATTCAAGCCCATTGATTAGAGGATAATTGAACGAAATGTGGAGTAGTAAATGGAAATGTTCGTGTGTGGAGTATTTGGCACAAATGCAGTTCTATTGTTTCTTACCTAAAGTATGGAGGAGGTGACGGGATTGGCAGATGGACGTGGCGGTGGTCCGTCACCGGAGGAAGCGCTCTGTTTGCGGCTGGGCTGGCTAAGCAGATGGCGGCGGGCCGCTGGAATGGGCGTGATGTTTGAGATACAGCACTGAGCAGTGGGAGGAAGTGAGGGTTGatgaattataaaagttaaaattcaacgaaaGTAACCCCACACCATtcattaaagataaataaataatccctTATTAGTGTATTTAACTTTTTgccttc
The nucleotide sequence above comes from Sesamum indicum cultivar Zhongzhi No. 13 linkage group LG11, S_indicum_v1.0, whole genome shotgun sequence. Encoded proteins:
- the LOC105173494 gene encoding argininosuccinate lyase, chloroplastic isoform X3, with protein sequence MPSRNSQSQSHLTKPFTSMTSWAAVHMQPCLLVRDTILKGLDEIERQIERGEFAWRTDREDVHMNIEAALTDLVGEPAKKLHTARSRNDQVCTDFRLWCRDAIDAIALRIKHLQVSLVKLALKNEGLIVPGYTHLQRAQPVLLQHLLLAYVEQLERDASRLLDCRVRMNFCPLGACALAGTGLPIDRFMTSEALGFTAPMRNSIDAVSDRDFVLEFLSANSITAIHLSRLGEEWVLWASEEFGFLTPSDSVSTGSSIMPQKKNPDPMELVRGKSARVVGDLVSLLVLCKGLPHAYNRDLQEDKEPVFDSVKTIMGMLEVSAEFADNITFNQERIRNALPAGHLDATTLADYLVKKGIPFRTSHDIVGRSVAFCVSRKCQLQDLSLAELRSISTVFDEDVYEFLGVENAIKKFSSYGSTGSECVSSQLDYWVAKLDLSRK
- the LOC105173494 gene encoding argininosuccinate lyase, chloroplastic isoform X1; the protein is MIMDSFLAYSAETMPFFSSLPKPFFTPIIRSPNLPVVVHRRSFSVAALQMSSKEVKLWGGRFEESVTDAVEKFTESISFDKALYKHDIMGSRAHAAMLARQGLITDSDRDTILKGLDEIERQIERGEFAWRTDREDVHMNIEAALTDLVGEPAKKLHTARSRNDQVCTDFRLWCRDAIDAIALRIKHLQVSLVKLALKNEGLIVPGYTHLQRAQPVLLQHLLLAYVEQLERDASRLLDCRVRMNFCPLGACALAGTGLPIDRFMTSEALGFTAPMRNSIDAVSDRDFVLEFLSANSITAIHLSRLGEEWVLWASEEFGFLTPSDSVSTGSSIMPQKKNPDPMELVRGKSARVVGDLVSLLVLCKGLPHAYNRDLQEDKEPVFDSVKTIMGMLEVSAEFADNITFNQERIRNALPAGHLDATTLADYLVKKGIPFRTSHDIVGRSVAFCVSRKCQLQDLSLAELRSISTVFDEDVYEFLGVENAIKKFSSYGSTGSECVSSQLDYWVAKLDLSRK
- the LOC105173494 gene encoding argininosuccinate lyase, chloroplastic isoform X2, giving the protein MSSKEVKLWGGRFEESVTDAVEKFTESISFDKALYKHDIMGSRAHAAMLARQGLITDSDRDTILKGLDEIERQIERGEFAWRTDREDVHMNIEAALTDLVGEPAKKLHTARSRNDQVCTDFRLWCRDAIDAIALRIKHLQVSLVKLALKNEGLIVPGYTHLQRAQPVLLQHLLLAYVEQLERDASRLLDCRVRMNFCPLGACALAGTGLPIDRFMTSEALGFTAPMRNSIDAVSDRDFVLEFLSANSITAIHLSRLGEEWVLWASEEFGFLTPSDSVSTGSSIMPQKKNPDPMELVRGKSARVVGDLVSLLVLCKGLPHAYNRDLQEDKEPVFDSVKTIMGMLEVSAEFADNITFNQERIRNALPAGHLDATTLADYLVKKGIPFRTSHDIVGRSVAFCVSRKCQLQDLSLAELRSISTVFDEDVYEFLGVENAIKKFSSYGSTGSECVSSQLDYWVAKLDLSRK